A genomic region of Leptotrichia hofstadii contains the following coding sequences:
- a CDS encoding PepSY domain-containing protein, producing the protein MKKKILSITLLGIMVLGVSVAVNAKSRNKYSRNVSSNNYIGVNRAMNIALKKVPGASNSHVKKINLDRENGIMVYEGEIYYNGQEYEFDIDAVTGDIVKWKAETKSTPSYNNRSVNATQQVTPERAKSIALAQVSGANQSHVGKVDLDLDNGTPVYEIEIFYNNSKYEFDIDATTGEIIGTEVKNYKNN; encoded by the coding sequence ATGAAAAAGAAAATTTTAAGTATTACATTATTAGGAATTATGGTATTAGGAGTATCAGTAGCTGTAAACGCAAAGAGCAGAAATAAATACAGTAGAAATGTTTCTTCAAATAACTACATTGGAGTAAACAGGGCAATGAACATTGCATTGAAAAAAGTACCGGGAGCAAGCAATTCTCACGTGAAAAAAATCAATTTAGACAGAGAAAATGGAATAATGGTTTATGAAGGGGAAATTTATTATAATGGACAGGAATATGAATTTGATATTGATGCTGTAACTGGTGACATTGTAAAATGGAAAGCTGAGACAAAATCAACCCCTTCTTACAATAATAGAAGCGTGAATGCTACACAGCAAGTAACGCCAGAAAGAGCAAAATCAATCGCATTAGCACAAGTTTCAGGAGCAAACCAAAGCCATGTTGGAAAAGTTGACCTTGATTTAGATAACGGAACACCAGTTTATGAAATTGAAATTTTTTACAACAATTCAAAATATGAATTTGACATTGATGCAACAACTGGTGAAATTATAGGAACAGAAGTAAAGAACTACAAAAACAATTAA
- a CDS encoding PepSY domain-containing protein gives MKKKILSIALLGIMVLGVSVTANAKSKHKYNRNVSSNSYIGVSRAMNIALKKVPGANSSHVKEIHLDRENGRMVYEGEIYYNGWEYEFDIDAVTGAIVKWKVDRD, from the coding sequence ATGAAAAAGAAAATTTTAAGTATCGCATTATTAGGAATTATGGTATTAGGAGTATCAGTGACTGCAAACGCAAAAAGTAAACACAAATATAACAGAAACGTTTCTTCAAACAGCTATATTGGAGTAAGCAGGGCAATGAATATTGCATTGAAAAAAGTGCCAGGAGCGAACAGTTCTCACGTAAAAGAAATCCATTTGGATAGAGAAAATGGAAGAATGGTTTATGAAGGAGAAATTTATTATAACGGATGGGAATACGAATTTGATATTGACGCAGTAACTGGTGCAATTGTAAAATGGAAAGTAGATAGAGATTAA
- a CDS encoding AAA family ATPase, which yields MKIKNLYIKEFKGLRDISINFEKNDKPLDLVILAGSNGSGKTRILESIKECFENNIAIINLKISNELEMFFEEKEEECKNKIGNEKYFYKALNSFSFDDKQKNVMDTSYLAIKENLPILPKIIYVPIEINFQKMKTASTTLVQEYKFINIVDTNLIKDIPSYIATKMISAMFKNKNETVRDVQKKVFNEINEIFEILDIDVKAEDISQDGKNIPIFENSSGDKFDINELSSGEKQLFLRTLAIKMLNPENSVILIDEPELSLHPKWQQRIVDVYRKIGKNNQIIIATHSPHILGSVRKENIMLLDKNEDGKIVVRTGDELYDSYGQPTERILEDIMGLKTTRNQEIFDRLKKIREIVNENKYETDEFKKDYTELKNLLGTTDEDIMLIDMEIQIRKKGLKNVKNM from the coding sequence ATGAAAATCAAAAATCTTTATATAAAGGAATTTAAAGGATTAAGAGATATATCTATAAATTTTGAAAAAAATGATAAGCCGTTAGATTTAGTAATCTTAGCTGGGTCAAATGGGAGTGGAAAAACTCGAATATTGGAAAGTATAAAAGAATGTTTTGAGAATAATATTGCTATTATAAATTTAAAAATTAGTAATGAATTAGAAATGTTTTTTGAAGAAAAAGAAGAAGAGTGTAAAAATAAAATAGGAAATGAGAAGTATTTTTACAAAGCTTTAAACTCTTTTTCTTTTGATGATAAACAAAAGAATGTTATGGATACTTCATATTTAGCCATCAAAGAAAATTTACCAATTCTTCCTAAAATAATTTATGTTCCAATAGAAATTAATTTTCAAAAAATGAAAACAGCTTCGACTACTTTAGTTCAAGAATATAAATTTATTAATATTGTAGATACGAATTTAATAAAAGATATTCCATCTTACATAGCTACAAAAATGATTTCAGCAATGTTCAAAAATAAAAATGAAACAGTTAGAGATGTACAAAAAAAGGTTTTTAATGAAATAAATGAAATATTTGAAATTTTAGATATAGATGTAAAAGCTGAAGATATTTCGCAAGATGGTAAAAATATACCAATTTTTGAAAATTCTTCGGGAGATAAATTTGATATAAATGAATTATCTTCTGGAGAAAAGCAGTTGTTTTTACGTACTTTGGCTATAAAAATGTTGAATCCTGAAAATTCTGTTATTCTGATTGATGAGCCTGAACTTTCATTGCATCCAAAATGGCAACAGAGAATTGTCGATGTTTATAGAAAAATTGGAAAAAATAATCAGATTATTATTGCGACACATTCTCCACATATTTTAGGAAGTGTAAGAAAAGAGAATATTATGTTGCTAGATAAGAATGAGGATGGGAAAATTGTGGTTAGAACTGGGGATGAATTGTATGATTCTTATGGACAGCCGACAGAGAGAATATTAGAAGATATAATGGGGCTTAAAACAACTAGGAATCAGGAAATATTTGATAGATTGAAAAAAATTAGGGAAATAGTAAATGAAAATAAATATGAAACTGATGAATTCAAAAAAGATTATACAGAGTTAAAGAATTTGCTGGGAACGACAGATGAAGATATTATGCTTATAGATATGGAGATTCAAATTCGGAAGAAAGGATTGAAGAATGTTAAAAATATGTAA
- a CDS encoding response regulator transcription factor yields the protein MKILLVEDEIDLNNVITKYLKKNGYSIDSVFDGEEALDYLRYGEYDLVILDIMMPKVDGFEVIKKLRDKGNHTSVLMLTARDSADDKVKGLDLGADDYIVKPFDFNELMARIRAVVRRKYGNSSNKLVIGDLILDTSEKSVTRAGKQIELTGKEYEVLEYLMQSKNRILSRDQIKEHVWDFDYEGDSNIIDVLIKNIRKKIDIEDGKQIIYTKRGLGYVIKED from the coding sequence ATGAAAATTTTATTAGTGGAAGATGAGATAGATTTGAACAACGTTATTACAAAGTACCTTAAAAAGAATGGATACAGCATAGACAGCGTTTTTGACGGGGAAGAGGCACTTGATTACCTGAGATACGGCGAATACGATTTAGTAATTCTAGATATTATGATGCCAAAAGTAGATGGATTTGAAGTTATAAAAAAGCTTAGGGATAAGGGAAATCACACTTCGGTTCTTATGCTTACTGCAAGGGATAGTGCAGATGATAAGGTAAAAGGGCTTGACTTGGGGGCTGATGACTATATTGTAAAACCATTTGACTTTAATGAGCTTATGGCAAGAATTAGGGCAGTTGTGAGAAGAAAATACGGAAATAGTTCAAATAAGCTTGTAATAGGAGATTTGATTTTGGATACTTCAGAAAAATCAGTAACAAGAGCTGGAAAGCAGATAGAATTAACAGGAAAGGAATATGAAGTTCTGGAATACCTTATGCAAAGCAAAAATCGGATTTTAAGCAGAGATCAGATTAAGGAGCATGTATGGGACTTTGATTATGAAGGAGATTCTAATATAATTGACGTTTTGATAAAAAATATTAGGAAAAAAATAGATATAGAAGATGGAAAACAGATAATTTATACAAAAAGAGGTCTTGGATATGTTATAAAAGAGGATTAG
- a CDS encoding endonuclease MutS2, with protein MKKNYDVLEFYKIVNELIDLSRLEKTKEKFLDIDIIKEKSVLDKELMLMMEMIDFYKYDDGLELAGLADITRMMNSIDIIGSYLSAEDLAVLKKNLTIFRISKSRAKNVRDKYRTIWNLFSDVEEVKDIENFISEAINDEGVLKDEASIGLRDVRRQKQNINANIKEKFDELISNKSTQNAIQERIITQRNDRYVIAVKTDFKGLIKGIEHDRSATGSTVYIEPLNVVSLNNKLREYEAREREEIRKILLRITELVKTKKEEILEIKEILERLDFIDAKTTYSVNKKCIVPKIINKEYLKLVEARHPLIDENTVVPINFELGNPENIMLITGPNTGGKTVTLKVAGLLTIMALSGIPIPANEKTEIGYFHNVLADIGDEQSLEQNLSSFSGHVSKIKDIIENANSKSLVLMDELGSGTDPMEGAAFAMAIIDYLNKKHVTSIITTHYSEVKAYAFNTTGIKSASMEFDVETLSPTYRLLEGIPGESNALIIARKYGISEEVIENAKSYISEDNQRVEEMLKSIKEKNDELETMQAKLEATRTELDKQKSIYEQNMIKLENEKNEIIKRAYEEADSYLKNMQAKAKNLIDKINSEESKKEDAKNAQRSLNMLRESFITDKKKNVKEKKVVTQNVDFAVGEEVLVKTMNQNGKILKIMPNNRIQVQTGILKLVVSTDDIVKIQKKKTNKFKNFASLKRTSQVRGEIDLRGMNADEAIAELETYMDRAMLTGYHEIYIIHGKGTMVLRKKIHEYLRTSKYVTEFKDANQNEGGIGCTVATLK; from the coding sequence ATGAAAAAAAATTATGATGTATTGGAATTTTATAAGATAGTTAATGAACTTATTGATTTATCAAGATTAGAGAAGACGAAAGAAAAGTTTCTGGATATTGATATTATAAAGGAAAAATCAGTTTTGGATAAGGAACTTATGCTTATGATGGAGATGATTGACTTTTATAAGTATGACGATGGATTGGAACTTGCGGGGCTTGCGGATATTACTAGAATGATGAATTCCATTGATATTATTGGTTCTTATTTGAGTGCTGAGGATTTGGCAGTTCTGAAGAAAAATTTGACGATTTTTAGAATTTCTAAAAGCAGGGCTAAGAATGTTAGGGATAAATATAGAACGATTTGGAATCTGTTTAGTGATGTTGAGGAAGTTAAGGATATTGAGAACTTTATTTCAGAAGCGATTAATGATGAAGGAGTATTAAAAGATGAGGCTTCGATTGGACTTCGTGATGTGAGAAGGCAGAAGCAGAATATTAATGCGAATATTAAAGAGAAATTTGATGAGCTGATTTCCAATAAAAGTACCCAAAATGCTATTCAGGAAAGAATAATAACTCAGAGAAATGATAGATACGTAATTGCTGTAAAGACTGATTTTAAAGGGCTTATTAAAGGAATAGAACATGATAGGTCTGCGACAGGAAGCACAGTTTACATTGAGCCTTTAAATGTTGTTTCATTAAATAATAAATTACGTGAATATGAGGCCCGTGAACGTGAGGAAATTAGAAAAATACTGCTTAGAATTACAGAACTTGTAAAAACGAAAAAGGAAGAAATTCTGGAAATTAAAGAAATTTTGGAAAGACTGGACTTTATTGATGCAAAAACGACTTATTCGGTTAATAAGAAATGTATTGTTCCAAAAATTATTAACAAGGAATATTTGAAACTGGTTGAAGCAAGACATCCACTAATTGATGAAAATACAGTTGTGCCAATTAATTTTGAACTTGGGAATCCTGAAAATATAATGCTTATTACAGGGCCTAATACTGGTGGGAAAACAGTAACATTGAAAGTGGCTGGACTTCTTACAATTATGGCATTATCTGGTATCCCAATTCCTGCGAATGAAAAAACTGAAATTGGGTATTTTCACAATGTACTGGCTGACATTGGGGACGAACAAAGTCTTGAGCAAAACTTATCCTCATTTTCAGGGCATGTGAGCAAAATAAAAGATATAATTGAAAATGCAAACAGTAAATCACTTGTATTAATGGATGAATTGGGAAGTGGAACTGATCCGATGGAAGGTGCTGCTTTTGCAATGGCAATCATTGATTACTTGAATAAAAAACACGTAACTTCAATAATCACAACCCATTACAGCGAAGTAAAAGCATACGCCTTTAACACAACAGGAATTAAAAGTGCCTCAATGGAATTTGACGTGGAAACGTTGTCTCCAACGTACAGACTGCTGGAAGGAATACCAGGGGAAAGTAACGCCCTTATAATTGCAAGAAAATACGGAATTAGCGAAGAAGTAATCGAAAATGCAAAAAGCTACATAAGTGAAGATAATCAGCGTGTCGAAGAAATGTTAAAATCAATTAAGGAAAAAAATGATGAACTGGAAACAATGCAGGCAAAATTAGAAGCAACAAGAACTGAACTTGACAAGCAAAAGAGCATTTATGAGCAAAATATGATAAAACTTGAAAATGAAAAAAATGAAATTATAAAACGTGCCTACGAGGAAGCTGATAGTTATTTGAAAAATATGCAGGCAAAAGCCAAAAACTTAATTGACAAAATTAACAGCGAGGAATCTAAAAAAGAAGATGCCAAAAATGCTCAAAGAAGCCTGAATATGCTACGTGAATCATTCATTACGGATAAAAAGAAAAATGTAAAGGAAAAGAAAGTTGTTACTCAAAACGTAGATTTTGCTGTTGGGGAAGAAGTACTTGTAAAAACAATGAATCAAAATGGAAAAATTTTGAAAATAATGCCAAACAACCGTATTCAAGTGCAAACTGGAATATTAAAGCTGGTTGTATCAACTGACGACATTGTAAAAATCCAAAAGAAAAAAACAAACAAATTCAAAAACTTCGCCTCACTAAAACGAACTTCACAAGTACGAGGAGAAATCGACTTACGTGGAATGAACGCTGACGAAGCAATCGCAGAACTTGAAACATACATGGACAGAGCAATGCTTACAGGCTACCACGAAATCTACATAATTCACGGAAAAGGAACAATGGTACTAAGAAAAAAAATCCACGAATACCTAAGAACTTCAAAATATGTAACAGAATTTAAGGATGCCAATCAGAATGAAGGTGGAATTGGGTGTACGGTGGCTACTTTGAAATAG
- the ppc gene encoding phosphoenolpyruvate carboxylase, whose amino-acid sequence MNLKNLPITPLPSVKLDKHQEDLLIHNELFATLLGETIFRYAGLHIYEVTEKLKEASSKYYKTQKQEARKNLSSFCSDLTDAEILRVIRGFSIFSALANIAEDVYQTHEQRYAKISNKLQIGSLEKSLKNLKKKGISQDKILKAMKKVSIVPVLTAHPTQVQRKSILDLTKKLTDILDKYENVKSHQIDENEWLNDLSRGIQIWWQTAMLRATKLRVTDEISNALSYYNITFFNEIPRLMNKFQEISKTLGNSEVKSQALLPLTMGMWIGGDRDGNPYVTVNTLEQSAQEQAIKLFQHYLDVVREIYRDLSMSISMTNVTEELQKLADASGEVSPHRTHEPYRRALTTITDRLLATAYKLCDYNRDLLPPKRKNGIDLPYKSANEFTYDLVIVAESLKKNNSEFLTQGKLNNLISATKIFGFHLATIDLRQDSSVHEVCVAELLKNANILGDYLSLSEDARCEILLRELEHDPRILSDPTIPQSEILASELAIYRKAKSLRERFGNKIIEKNLISHATSVSDMLEIAILLKEANLAKGNEGNEFCDLQIVPLFETVEDLIAAPDILRKWFNLPLVKKWMDKKGRKQEVMLGYSDSNKDGGYLSSSWSLYKAQKELTAIGRKFDVEISFFHGRGGTVGRGGGPSYEAILAQPEGSTDGTIRLTEQGEVIGAKYGNPDLGLKNLEALVSAALESSALTEEDADWEEYEKIIENVSQLSYYAYRDLVYNTDGFSDFFFEVTPINFIAGLNIGSRPSSRKKTQSLDSLRAIPWVFSWSQARIMLPGWYGVGTAFTKWIDNDDKKLEILQKMYKEWPFFRSTISNVDMVLSKTDLSIFAEYVKLASDQETAQKIFKEIEKEWGLTIDILKKITGNDVLLADNPELVSSLRNRLPYFDSMNYLQIELIKRSRAGDDSEELRKAIHISINGLATGLRNSG is encoded by the coding sequence ATGAATTTAAAAAATTTACCGATAACTCCTTTACCGTCAGTAAAACTTGATAAGCATCAGGAGGATTTGCTCATTCATAATGAACTTTTTGCAACTCTTCTAGGTGAAACGATTTTTAGATATGCGGGTTTACATATTTATGAGGTTACTGAAAAATTGAAAGAAGCTTCTAGTAAATATTATAAGACGCAGAAACAGGAGGCTAGAAAAAATTTGTCGTCTTTTTGTTCGGATCTTACTGATGCGGAAATTTTGCGTGTAATAAGAGGTTTTTCGATTTTTTCGGCACTTGCAAATATTGCTGAAGATGTGTACCAGACTCATGAACAGCGATATGCAAAGATTTCCAACAAACTGCAGATTGGATCTCTTGAAAAATCACTAAAAAATTTGAAGAAAAAGGGAATTAGTCAGGATAAAATATTGAAGGCTATGAAAAAAGTCTCAATTGTTCCAGTCTTAACAGCACATCCGACACAAGTTCAAAGAAAAAGTATTTTGGATTTGACAAAAAAATTAACTGATATTCTTGATAAATATGAAAATGTAAAATCTCATCAAATTGATGAAAATGAATGGCTTAACGACCTAAGCCGTGGTATTCAGATCTGGTGGCAAACTGCGATGTTACGGGCTACCAAATTGCGTGTAACAGATGAAATAAGCAATGCTCTAAGTTATTACAACATTACATTTTTCAATGAAATTCCAAGACTTATGAATAAATTTCAGGAAATTTCAAAAACATTGGGAAATTCTGAAGTAAAATCTCAAGCTCTGCTTCCACTTACTATGGGAATGTGGATTGGTGGAGATCGGGACGGAAATCCTTATGTTACAGTAAATACATTGGAACAGTCGGCACAGGAACAGGCTATAAAATTATTCCAGCATTATCTTGATGTAGTTCGTGAAATTTACAGAGATTTATCAATGTCTATTTCAATGACAAATGTAACTGAGGAACTGCAAAAACTGGCTGATGCTTCTGGAGAAGTTTCGCCACACCGAACACATGAGCCATATCGCCGTGCATTGACAACAATAACAGACAGACTGCTTGCAACAGCCTACAAATTGTGTGATTACAACCGTGACTTATTACCGCCAAAAAGAAAAAATGGAATTGACCTTCCCTACAAGTCAGCTAACGAGTTTACATACGACTTGGTAATCGTAGCAGAATCCCTTAAAAAGAATAACAGCGAATTTTTAACACAAGGAAAATTAAACAATCTAATCAGTGCCACAAAAATATTTGGATTCCACCTTGCGACAATTGATTTAAGACAGGATTCCAGCGTTCACGAAGTATGTGTTGCAGAACTTTTGAAAAATGCAAACATTCTAGGAGATTACTTGAGCCTGTCAGAAGACGCAAGATGTGAAATTTTGCTGCGGGAACTGGAACATGACCCTAGAATTTTAAGCGATCCAACAATTCCACAAAGTGAAATACTGGCCTCAGAACTTGCAATTTACAGAAAGGCAAAATCTTTGAGAGAACGTTTTGGAAATAAAATTATTGAAAAAAATCTGATTTCTCATGCAACAAGCGTTTCAGATATGCTAGAGATAGCTATTTTACTAAAAGAAGCCAATCTTGCAAAAGGAAATGAAGGAAATGAGTTCTGCGATTTACAGATTGTTCCGCTTTTTGAAACAGTGGAAGATTTAATTGCGGCTCCTGATATTTTGAGAAAATGGTTTAATTTGCCATTAGTGAAAAAATGGATGGATAAAAAAGGGCGAAAACAGGAAGTTATGCTAGGATATTCAGACAGCAACAAAGATGGTGGATATTTAAGTTCAAGCTGGTCTTTATACAAGGCGCAAAAAGAGCTGACTGCAATCGGACGGAAATTTGATGTGGAAATTTCATTCTTCCATGGGCGTGGAGGAACAGTAGGACGTGGTGGCGGTCCAAGTTATGAAGCCATTTTAGCACAGCCTGAAGGAAGTACAGATGGAACAATAAGACTTACAGAACAGGGAGAAGTAATTGGTGCCAAATACGGAAATCCTGATTTAGGATTAAAAAATCTGGAGGCATTGGTTTCAGCAGCTCTTGAATCAAGTGCATTGACAGAGGAAGATGCAGACTGGGAAGAATATGAAAAAATAATAGAAAATGTTTCACAATTAAGTTATTATGCCTACCGTGACTTAGTTTACAATACAGATGGATTTTCAGACTTTTTCTTTGAAGTTACGCCAATAAACTTTATTGCAGGGCTGAATATTGGTTCAAGACCGTCTTCACGTAAAAAAACACAATCATTAGACAGCCTAAGAGCAATCCCATGGGTATTTTCTTGGTCGCAAGCAAGAATAATGCTTCCGGGATGGTACGGTGTAGGAACAGCGTTTACAAAGTGGATTGACAATGATGATAAAAAATTGGAAATTTTGCAGAAAATGTACAAGGAATGGCCATTCTTCCGTTCAACAATTTCAAATGTTGACATGGTTCTATCAAAAACAGATTTGTCAATTTTTGCAGAATATGTAAAATTAGCAAGTGATCAGGAAACAGCACAAAAAATCTTTAAAGAAATAGAAAAAGAGTGGGGTTTAACAATTGATATTTTGAAAAAAATTACAGGAAATGATGTTTTACTGGCAGATAATCCAGAGTTAGTGAGCAGTCTAAGAAATCGTCTGCCATATTTTGACTCGATGAATTATTTACAAATTGAATTAATAAAACGTTCAAGAGCTGGAGACGATTCAGAAGAACTGAGAAAAGCCATTCACATTTCAATAAATGGACTTGCAACAGGACTTCGTAATAGTGGATAA